A region of Mauremys mutica isolate MM-2020 ecotype Southern chromosome 2, ASM2049712v1, whole genome shotgun sequence DNA encodes the following proteins:
- the CCM2 gene encoding cerebral cavernous malformations 2 protein isoform X5 yields the protein MEEEGKKGKKQPGIVSPFKRVFLKGEKGRDKKAQEKVTERRPLHTVLLSLPDRVEPDILLNDYIEKEVKYLGQLTSIPGYLNPSSRTEILHLIDNAKRAHQLPGQLTQEHDAVISLSAYNVKLVWRDGEDIILRVPIHDIASVSYIRDDSSHLVVLKTAQDPGISPSQSLCAESSKALTSGSLSESGVVPVEACCLVVLATENKVTAEELCSLLSQVFQIVYTESTIDFLDRAIFDGASTPTRHMSLHSDDSSTKVDIKESYETEASTFSFPESSDTGGNSPSSFSTPQSPHVKTVSESELSTTATELLQDYMMTLRTKLSSQEIQQFAMLLHEYRNGASIHEFCINLRQLYGDSRKFLLLDLDTVFQLQLHQCQVQRP from the exons CAGCCTGGAATAGTGTCCCCTTTCAAACGCGTCTTCCTGAAAGGCGAAAAAGGTCGGGATAAAAAGGCCCAGGAAAAGGTTACGGAAAGACGACCTCTTCATACAGTATTGCTGTCCTTGCCTGATCGAGTTGAACCAGACATATTGCTGAATGACTACATTGAAAAGGAAGTCAAG TATTTAGGCCAACTAACATCCATCCCAGGGTACCTGAATCCCTCCAGTCGTACTGAAATATTGCATTTAATAGACAATGCAAAG agGGCACATCAGCTCCCAGGGCAGCTGACCCAGGAACATGATGCTGTGATTAGTCTGTCTGCCTACAACGTCAAGCTGGTGTGGCGGGATGGAGAGGATATCATACTCAGGGTCCCCATCCATGACATCGCATCTGTGTCATACATCCGCGATGACTCCTCACACCTGGTAGTGCTGAAAACAG CTCAGGACCCTGGGATTTCCCCAAGCCAGAGTCTTTGTGCAGAAAGCTCCAAAGCACTTACTTCAGGATCGTTGTCTGAGAGTGGAGTGGTACCTGTTGAAGCTTGTTGTTTGGTGGTCCTGGCTACAGAGAACAAA gtAACTGCAGAGGAACTCTGCTCACTTCTCAGCCAAGTCTTCCAGATCGTTTACACTGAGTCCACAATAGACTTCTTAGATAGAGCAATATTTGATGGGGCCTCCACACCAACACGCCATATGTCCCTGCACAGTG ATGACTCTTCAACAAAAGTGGACATTAAAGAATCTTACGAAACAGAAGCAAGCACTTT CTCCTTTCCGGAATCCTCGGATACAGGCGGCAACTCGCCTTCTTCCTTCTCGACGCCTCAGTCTCCACACGTTAAGACGGTTAGCGAAAGCGAGCTGAGCACCACGGCAACGGAGCTGCTCCAGGACTACATGATGACG CTAAGAACCAAACTCTCTTCTCAAGAGATCCAGCAGTTTGCAATGCTCCTGCACGAATATCGCAATGGGGCTTCAATACACGAATTCTGCATCAACCTGAGACAGCTTTATGGGGACAGTAGGAAATTCCTGTTACTAG